The Ruania alba genome has a window encoding:
- a CDS encoding histidine phosphatase family protein codes for MTAGQTEVLTAVLVRHGETPLTPHGAYSGSGVPGPSLTELGQAQVAGAARLVAGVGQAHYPDLPAPSALIASPMVRTQETAAAVAEATGLSVDTDARARECDFGDWEGLLPAEIDARWPGERQVWHTDGMIAAPGGGESTADVGERTTELLTDLRAQYAGRTVLVVAHAVSIRSMLGRALLAPPGGWWRFRLPPASTSVLQVHPDGFTQVLAAGLPCGV; via the coding sequence GTGACCGCCGGCCAGACCGAGGTTCTCACCGCCGTCCTGGTGCGCCATGGTGAGACCCCGCTGACCCCGCACGGCGCCTACTCCGGTTCCGGGGTGCCCGGGCCGTCCCTGACCGAGCTCGGGCAAGCACAGGTCGCCGGGGCTGCTCGACTCGTGGCGGGCGTTGGTCAGGCGCACTACCCAGACCTCCCCGCGCCGTCGGCGCTCATCGCCTCACCCATGGTGCGCACCCAGGAGACGGCAGCAGCCGTGGCCGAGGCGACTGGACTGAGCGTCGATACCGATGCCCGCGCCCGCGAGTGCGACTTCGGCGACTGGGAGGGCCTCCTCCCCGCCGAGATCGATGCCCGGTGGCCGGGTGAACGCCAGGTGTGGCACACCGATGGCATGATCGCCGCACCGGGCGGCGGGGAGTCCACCGCCGACGTGGGTGAGCGCACCACGGAACTCCTGACCGACCTTCGGGCTCAGTATGCGGGGCGGACCGTACTCGTCGTGGCGCACGCGGTGAGCATCAGATCCATGCTCGGACGCGCCCTGCTGGCCCCGCCCGGTGGCTGGTGGAGGTTCCGCCTGCCACCCGCCTCCACCAGCGTGCTGCAGGTCCACCCCGATGGCTTCACACAGGTGCTCGCTGCCGGGCTGCCCTGCGGGGTATGA
- a CDS encoding DUF1353 domain-containing protein produces the protein MASHRCSLPGCPAGYEVGEFFDPASDGPSRLEVRSIDGRQFSLLRPIGYRSDDYPEPFQVPGDLTSFRTDFASVPWMFTWLVPRSGRYTPAAVLHDALVVPGDYLGPPVDRVEADRIFRAALRDTGTPVVRSWLMWAAVSIATKWNAGTHRAAHRAVVIAFISVITILGIVATGDLLDLWSVLPWMGEHSFGAELARGAAAAVVIPAALSLSWGRLALAGTITGIALAFLVHITVAIAVVFSLYRIVERIVSGLPGD, from the coding sequence ATGGCTTCACACAGGTGCTCGCTGCCGGGCTGCCCTGCGGGGTATGAGGTGGGCGAGTTCTTCGACCCGGCCAGCGATGGTCCATCTCGCCTCGAGGTGCGCAGTATCGACGGACGGCAGTTCTCGCTGCTGCGCCCGATCGGCTACCGCAGCGACGACTATCCCGAACCGTTCCAGGTGCCGGGCGACCTGACGTCCTTCCGTACCGACTTCGCCTCCGTGCCCTGGATGTTCACGTGGCTGGTGCCGCGCAGCGGGCGCTACACCCCGGCGGCGGTGCTGCACGACGCCCTGGTGGTTCCCGGGGACTACCTGGGTCCACCGGTCGATCGGGTGGAGGCGGATCGCATCTTCCGGGCGGCACTGCGCGACACCGGCACACCGGTGGTGCGCTCCTGGTTGATGTGGGCAGCGGTGAGCATCGCGACCAAGTGGAACGCCGGAACCCACCGCGCGGCACACCGAGCGGTGGTGATCGCGTTCATCAGCGTGATCACCATCCTCGGCATCGTGGCCACCGGCGACCTGCTGGACCTGTGGTCGGTCCTTCCGTGGATGGGGGAGCACTCCTTCGGCGCCGAACTCGCCCGAGGCGCGGCCGCTGCCGTGGTGATCCCCGCCGCGCTCTCCCTGAGTTGGGGCAGGCTCGCTCTCGCCGGCACCATCACCGGGATCGCATTGGCGTTCCTGGTGCACATCACGGTGGCGATCGCGGTGGTCTTTTCGCTCTACCGAATCGTCGAACGGATCGTCAGCGGCCTGCCGGGGGACTGA
- a CDS encoding YaaA family protein: MLILLPPSEGKTAPVRGRPVDLDRLTRPELRTARSEVLDTLADVSSAPNAVRALGVGTSLTEEVAHNTRLRTAPSAPAAQVYTGVLYEAAGLGALTGGARRRANADVRIVSALWGVLSPADRIPAYRLSMSTRLPGLGSLPNYWASTLGERLVDRDPGVVIDCRSSAYVPAWRPPSGMPWVTIRVVQEIDGVRSVVSHHAKHTRGVLTHHLLTRPGAPPRTTRGVQRAAEELIGSTLQQVGLERTPGAGPDVLELVVSPPAGR, from the coding sequence GTGCTCATCCTGCTGCCACCCTCTGAGGGCAAGACCGCTCCCGTCCGCGGCCGACCGGTGGACCTGGACCGCCTCACCCGCCCTGAACTACGCACAGCTCGTAGCGAGGTCCTCGACACACTCGCCGACGTGAGCAGCGCACCAAACGCCGTCAGGGCCCTGGGTGTGGGGACCTCGCTCACCGAAGAGGTGGCCCACAACACCCGGCTGCGCACTGCTCCGAGCGCGCCGGCCGCGCAGGTGTACACCGGTGTGCTGTACGAGGCCGCCGGGCTCGGCGCGCTTACCGGAGGGGCCCGTCGCCGGGCCAATGCCGATGTCCGGATCGTCTCGGCACTGTGGGGCGTCCTCTCCCCTGCCGACCGGATCCCCGCCTACCGGTTGTCGATGTCCACCCGGCTGCCCGGCTTGGGTTCGTTGCCGAACTACTGGGCCTCGACCCTGGGAGAACGTCTCGTCGACCGTGACCCGGGAGTGGTGATCGATTGTCGGTCCAGCGCCTACGTGCCAGCCTGGCGACCGCCGTCGGGAATGCCGTGGGTGACCATACGGGTGGTCCAGGAGATCGACGGCGTGCGCAGCGTGGTCTCCCACCACGCCAAACACACCCGAGGTGTCCTCACCCACCATCTACTGACCCGGCCGGGCGCTCCGCCGCGCACCACACGCGGGGTGCAGCGCGCGGCCGAGGAACTGATCGGGTCGACGTTGCAGCAGGTTGGCCTGGAACGCACGCCGGGCGCCGGACCGGACGTGCTGGAGCTCGTGGTCAGTCCCCCGGCAGGCCGCTGA
- the ppgK gene encoding polyphosphate--glucose phosphotransferase, which produces MSKDTQAVAETDPAQIGFGIDIGGSGIKGAPVHLNSGELITKKFRIPTPEESSPEAVGEVLAAVVEHFDLPADAHIGVTFPGVIKHGVAHTAANVDKRWIGTDVAEVTRRATGHRAHVVNDADAAGYAETVYGAAKVQQGSVLVLTLGTGIGSAMIHNGVLVPNFELGHLEIDGYDAEKRAASSVKDKEELTYPEWAERLQRYFSHVEFLFSPDLFVVGGGVSKDHEEFLPLLDLTTPIVPAQLRNKAGIIGAAVLAAQNA; this is translated from the coding sequence ATGAGCAAGGACACGCAGGCCGTCGCCGAGACCGACCCGGCACAGATCGGGTTCGGTATCGACATCGGCGGTTCCGGGATCAAGGGCGCTCCGGTGCACCTCAATTCGGGCGAGCTGATCACCAAGAAGTTCCGGATCCCCACCCCGGAGGAGTCCAGCCCGGAGGCTGTCGGAGAGGTGCTGGCGGCCGTGGTCGAGCACTTCGACCTGCCGGCCGATGCGCACATCGGCGTGACCTTTCCCGGCGTGATCAAGCACGGTGTGGCGCACACCGCCGCCAATGTGGACAAGCGTTGGATCGGTACCGATGTGGCCGAGGTGACCCGCCGGGCCACCGGGCATCGCGCCCATGTGGTCAATGACGCCGACGCCGCTGGTTATGCCGAGACGGTGTACGGCGCGGCGAAGGTGCAGCAGGGCAGCGTGCTGGTGCTCACCCTCGGCACGGGGATCGGTAGCGCGATGATCCACAACGGGGTGCTGGTGCCGAACTTCGAGCTCGGGCACCTCGAGATCGACGGCTATGACGCCGAGAAGCGTGCCGCATCCTCGGTCAAGGACAAGGAGGAGCTCACCTACCCCGAATGGGCGGAGCGACTGCAGCGGTATTTCTCCCACGTGGAGTTCCTCTTCTCCCCCGACCTGTTCGTGGTCGGAGGTGGCGTGTCGAAGGATCACGAGGAGTTCCTCCCACTGCTGGACCTGACGACGCCCATCGTTCCCGCCCAGCTGCGCAACAAGGCCGGGATCATCGGTGCCGCGGTGCTGGCGGCCCAGAACGCCTGA
- a CDS encoding N-acetylmuramoyl-L-alanine amidase, with protein MRSSVRRLLGVPALALAGLLMVAPAASAAPEQEDDVKQVGAGIGARPLVGLRIAIDPGHNGGNGQNPEEINERVPDGRGGEKACNTAGTTSATGYPEHAFTFDVSTRLAEQLRDQGAVVFLTREDDEGVGPCVDRRGTFAEDHDVDLMLSLHANGSTDREQQGFFAIVAEPPLSDSQQEPSQDLATVMIEALGTAGFAQSDLDEDAVLERDDLATLNFARRPTVLLELGEMRNPEEAAVMETEEGRQRYADALLDGVHTWVDENR; from the coding sequence ATGCGCTCGAGTGTGCGCCGTCTACTGGGCGTGCCTGCCCTCGCGCTGGCTGGACTCCTCATGGTGGCCCCGGCCGCCAGTGCCGCACCGGAGCAGGAGGACGACGTCAAGCAGGTCGGCGCCGGCATCGGGGCGCGACCGCTGGTCGGCCTGCGGATCGCGATCGACCCAGGTCACAACGGGGGCAATGGCCAGAACCCGGAGGAGATCAACGAGCGTGTGCCTGATGGACGTGGCGGTGAGAAGGCCTGCAACACGGCCGGTACCACCTCGGCGACCGGGTACCCCGAGCATGCGTTCACCTTCGACGTCTCCACCCGACTGGCCGAGCAGCTCCGGGACCAAGGCGCGGTGGTGTTCCTCACCCGCGAGGACGACGAGGGCGTCGGGCCGTGCGTGGATCGTCGCGGTACCTTCGCCGAGGATCATGACGTCGACCTGATGCTCTCCCTGCACGCGAACGGTTCGACCGACCGCGAGCAGCAGGGCTTCTTCGCGATCGTCGCCGAGCCGCCGCTCTCGGACTCCCAGCAGGAACCGAGCCAGGACCTCGCCACCGTCATGATCGAAGCGCTCGGCACGGCCGGTTTCGCCCAGAGCGACCTGGACGAGGATGCAGTCCTCGAACGTGACGACCTCGCGACCCTGAACTTCGCCCGTCGGCCGACCGTTCTGCTCGAGCTCGGTGAGATGCGCAATCCCGAAGAAGCCGCCGTGATGGAGACCGAGGAAGGTCGCCAACGGTATGCCGACGCGCTTCTCGACGGCGTACACACCTGGGTGGACGAGAACCGCTGA
- the panB gene encoding 3-methyl-2-oxobutanoate hydroxymethyltransferase: MAQVNGESSSSTLPPVGGGKRVRVHHLTAAKAAGERLTMLTAYDAPTARIFDAAGIDMLLVGDSVGDNMLGHESTIPVTMEELLPAVRAVSRSTQRAMVVADLPFGSYEAGPQQALASAVRMLKEGGAQAVKFEGGTRVAEHVRLITGAGIPVVGHIGFTPQSEHMLGGKRVQGRGDDAAGRLCEDAVALQEAGAVAVVLEMVPAPVAARASEVLQIPTIGIGAGPSCDGQVLVWLDMAGMGDWSPRFAKQFAQIGAQLHQAASDYAAEVRGGVFPTQDHSYAD, from the coding sequence ATGGCACAGGTGAACGGTGAGTCGAGTTCGTCCACGCTCCCCCCGGTCGGTGGTGGCAAGCGGGTCCGGGTGCACCACCTGACGGCGGCCAAGGCGGCGGGTGAGCGCCTCACCATGCTGACGGCCTATGACGCCCCGACGGCGCGCATCTTCGATGCGGCCGGGATCGACATGCTGCTGGTGGGTGACTCTGTCGGGGACAACATGCTCGGCCACGAGAGCACCATCCCGGTGACGATGGAGGAACTGTTGCCCGCGGTTCGCGCAGTCTCGCGGTCGACCCAGCGAGCGATGGTGGTGGCCGATCTCCCCTTCGGTTCCTACGAGGCAGGTCCGCAGCAGGCGCTGGCCAGCGCCGTGCGCATGCTGAAGGAGGGTGGCGCTCAGGCCGTGAAGTTCGAGGGGGGCACCCGGGTCGCCGAGCATGTCCGCCTGATCACTGGCGCCGGCATTCCCGTCGTCGGGCACATCGGCTTCACCCCGCAGTCTGAGCACATGCTCGGCGGCAAGCGGGTGCAGGGCCGCGGTGACGACGCCGCCGGGCGGTTGTGCGAGGACGCGGTCGCCCTGCAGGAGGCCGGTGCTGTGGCGGTCGTCCTGGAGATGGTGCCGGCACCGGTCGCCGCACGTGCCTCCGAGGTCCTGCAGATCCCCACGATCGGTATCGGTGCAGGTCCCAGCTGCGACGGCCAGGTTCTGGTCTGGCTCGACATGGCCGGAATGGGCGACTGGTCACCGCGGTTCGCGAAACAGTTCGCCCAGATCGGCGCGCAACTGCACCAAGCGGCCTCGGACTACGCCGCCGAGGTGCGTGGCGGGGTCTTTCCCACGCAGGATCACTCCTACGCCGACTGA
- a CDS encoding NAD(+) synthase → MSARTLAPGFHSLYRHGFARVATCTIDLRLADPEHNVDAVLAQARACDGDGVAVAVFAELCLTGYSIDDLFLADPLLRATDAALGRLVAESAHLLPVLVVGAPIQHRNRLYNAAIVIHRGRVLGVAPKSLLPTYREFYERRHFAPGDDQRGSECLIDGHRVPFGPDLLFEAEDLPGLVLHAEVCEDMWVPIPPSAEAALAGATVLANLSGSPITVGRAEDRHLLCRSASARCLAAYVYAAAGAGESSNDLAWDGQTMIYEAGRLLAQTQRFADEPQRAVADVDLDLLRQERLRQGTFDDNRRTHARRTEEFRTVRFRVNPPSGDLGLRRGVDRFPFVPDDEARLAQDCYEAFNIQVAALEQRMRAIGSPQLVIGVSGGLDSTHALLVAARAMDRLGRPRTDILGFTLPGFATSEHTRSNAWALGRALGVTFEEIDITPAAREMLEKIGHPFASGEPVYDVTFENVQAGLRTDYLFRLANARGGIVVGTGDLSEMALGWCTYGVGDQMSHYAVNVGVPKTMIQHLVRWVIASGQFPEETGEVLQSVLDTRITPELVPTGEDEEVQSTEDTIGPYSLHDFTLFYVLRHGFAPSKIAFLAEHAWKDPDAGAWPPGFPADARYGYDIAEIRRWLEVFVRRFFGFSQFKRTAIPNGPKVAAGGALSPRGEWRAPSDATATVWLAELARAVDGTTGAE, encoded by the coding sequence ATGAGTGCCCGAACGCTTGCCCCTGGCTTTCACTCCCTGTACCGCCATGGCTTCGCCCGTGTGGCGACGTGCACGATCGACCTGCGTCTGGCCGACCCGGAGCACAACGTCGACGCCGTGCTCGCCCAGGCGCGTGCCTGTGATGGCGACGGCGTCGCGGTGGCGGTCTTCGCCGAACTCTGCCTGACCGGCTACAGCATCGACGACCTGTTCCTCGCGGACCCGTTGCTGCGCGCTACGGATGCCGCGCTGGGGAGGCTCGTCGCTGAGAGCGCCCACCTGCTGCCGGTGCTCGTGGTGGGGGCGCCGATCCAGCACCGCAACAGGCTGTACAACGCCGCGATCGTGATTCACCGCGGCCGGGTGCTCGGTGTGGCTCCGAAGTCGTTGCTGCCGACCTATCGCGAGTTTTACGAGCGCCGACACTTCGCCCCGGGCGACGATCAGCGTGGCAGCGAGTGCCTGATCGACGGGCACCGGGTGCCGTTCGGGCCGGACCTGCTGTTCGAGGCCGAGGATCTGCCCGGGCTCGTGCTGCATGCCGAGGTGTGCGAGGACATGTGGGTTCCCATCCCGCCGAGCGCCGAGGCCGCCCTTGCCGGAGCCACGGTCCTGGCCAACCTGTCCGGAAGTCCGATCACCGTCGGCCGGGCCGAGGATCGGCATCTGCTGTGCCGTTCGGCCTCAGCGCGGTGTCTCGCCGCGTACGTGTACGCCGCGGCTGGTGCGGGGGAGTCCAGCAACGACCTCGCCTGGGACGGTCAGACGATGATCTACGAGGCGGGTCGGCTTCTCGCGCAGACGCAGCGGTTTGCCGACGAGCCGCAACGGGCCGTGGCGGACGTCGACCTGGACCTGCTCCGTCAGGAACGTCTGCGGCAAGGCACCTTCGACGACAACCGCCGCACGCACGCTCGCCGTACCGAGGAGTTCCGCACCGTGCGGTTCCGGGTGAACCCCCCGAGCGGGGACCTGGGTCTGCGCCGGGGCGTCGACCGGTTCCCGTTCGTGCCCGACGACGAGGCGCGCCTTGCGCAGGACTGTTACGAGGCGTTCAACATCCAGGTCGCCGCACTGGAACAACGGATGCGTGCGATCGGCTCGCCGCAGTTGGTGATCGGCGTGTCCGGCGGCCTCGATTCCACGCACGCCCTGCTCGTGGCTGCGCGGGCGATGGACCGGCTCGGCCGCCCCCGCACCGACATCCTCGGATTCACCCTGCCCGGGTTCGCCACGAGCGAGCACACGCGCTCGAACGCGTGGGCGCTCGGGCGTGCGCTGGGCGTGACGTTCGAAGAGATCGACATCACCCCGGCCGCGCGCGAGATGCTCGAGAAGATCGGCCACCCGTTCGCCTCCGGCGAGCCGGTCTACGACGTCACGTTCGAGAACGTGCAGGCCGGCTTGCGTACGGACTACCTGTTCCGGCTCGCCAACGCACGAGGCGGGATCGTGGTCGGAACGGGGGACCTGTCGGAGATGGCCCTCGGCTGGTGTACCTACGGTGTGGGCGATCAGATGTCGCACTACGCGGTCAACGTCGGCGTCCCGAAGACGATGATCCAGCACCTGGTCCGATGGGTGATCGCCTCCGGCCAGTTTCCCGAGGAGACCGGTGAGGTGCTGCAATCGGTCCTCGACACCCGGATCACGCCAGAGCTGGTACCCACGGGTGAGGATGAGGAGGTGCAGAGCACCGAGGACACGATCGGACCCTACTCGCTGCATGACTTCACGCTGTTCTACGTGCTGCGGCACGGTTTCGCCCCGAGCAAGATCGCCTTTCTCGCCGAGCACGCGTGGAAGGACCCGGACGCAGGGGCATGGCCACCGGGGTTCCCGGCCGACGCACGGTACGGCTACGACATCGCCGAGATCCGGCGCTGGCTCGAGGTGTTCGTCCGCCGGTTCTTCGGCTTCAGCCAGTTCAAACGGACGGCGATCCCGAACGGGCCGAAGGTCGCCGCAGGCGGCGCGCTCTCCCCGCGGGGGGAGTGGCGCGCACCCTCGGACGCCACAGCGACCGTCTGGTTGGCTGAGCTGGCTCGCGCCGTGGATGGGACAACCGGGGCCGAGTAG
- the glnA gene encoding type I glutamate--ammonia ligase: MDKQQEYVLRAIEERDVRFIRLWFTDVLGVLKSVAIAPAELEGAFVEGIGFDGSSIEGLSRVSESDLILRPDPSTFQILPWRGGKHGTARMFCDILTPDGESSAADPRNVLKRALAVAGDAGFTFYTHPEIEFYLFKALENDTDPLIPIDNAGYFDHVARGQGHDFRRAAITLLESMGISVEFSHHEAGPGQNEIDLRYADGLSTADNIMTFRSVVKEVSIEQGFTTSFMPKPLAGQPGSGMHTHLSLFEGDSNAFYEPGGEYQLSGTGRAFIAGLLRHAAEITAVTNQFVNSYKRLWGGQEAPNYVCWGHNNRSALVRVPMYKPSKGQSARVEYRGLDAAANPYLGFAVLLRAGLKGVQEGYELPEEAEDNVWELSDTERRALGIEPLPGSLNEAVAVMERSELVAETLGEQVFTHFLANKRQEWTDYRAQVTPYELARVGLI; encoded by the coding sequence ATGGACAAGCAGCAGGAGTACGTGCTTCGGGCTATCGAGGAGCGGGACGTCCGGTTCATCCGGCTCTGGTTCACCGATGTGCTGGGCGTGCTCAAGTCGGTTGCGATCGCGCCGGCCGAGCTCGAGGGCGCGTTCGTCGAGGGAATCGGCTTCGACGGTTCCTCGATCGAGGGGCTCTCGCGCGTCTCGGAGTCCGACCTCATCCTCCGGCCCGACCCGAGCACCTTCCAGATCCTGCCCTGGCGAGGTGGCAAGCACGGCACCGCTCGGATGTTCTGCGACATCCTCACACCGGACGGGGAGTCCTCGGCTGCGGATCCGCGCAATGTCCTCAAGCGCGCGCTCGCGGTTGCCGGCGATGCGGGGTTCACCTTCTACACCCACCCCGAGATCGAGTTCTACCTGTTCAAGGCGCTCGAGAACGACACCGATCCGCTGATCCCGATCGACAACGCCGGCTACTTCGATCACGTGGCGCGTGGCCAGGGCCACGACTTCCGGCGCGCGGCGATCACCCTGCTGGAATCCATGGGGATCTCCGTGGAGTTCTCCCACCACGAGGCCGGACCGGGACAGAACGAGATCGATCTGCGTTATGCCGACGGACTCAGCACTGCTGACAACATCATGACCTTCCGATCGGTGGTGAAGGAGGTCTCCATCGAGCAGGGCTTCACCACCTCCTTCATGCCGAAGCCGCTGGCCGGTCAGCCCGGCTCCGGGATGCACACGCACCTGTCCCTGTTCGAGGGGGACTCGAACGCCTTCTACGAGCCGGGTGGGGAGTACCAGCTCTCCGGGACCGGTCGTGCCTTCATCGCCGGCCTGCTGCGGCACGCCGCGGAGATCACCGCGGTCACGAACCAGTTCGTGAACTCCTACAAGCGCCTCTGGGGTGGCCAGGAAGCGCCGAACTACGTGTGCTGGGGGCACAACAACCGGTCTGCGTTGGTGCGCGTGCCGATGTACAAGCCTTCCAAGGGTCAGTCTGCGCGGGTGGAGTACCGCGGTCTGGACGCGGCCGCCAACCCGTACCTCGGATTCGCTGTCCTGCTGCGTGCTGGTCTGAAGGGTGTGCAAGAGGGCTACGAACTGCCCGAGGAGGCCGAGGACAACGTCTGGGAGTTGTCCGACACCGAACGTCGAGCGCTCGGGATCGAACCGTTGCCGGGCAGCCTGAACGAGGCGGTGGCCGTGATGGAACGGTCCGAGCTGGTGGCCGAGACGCTTGGTGAGCAGGTGTTCACGCATTTCCTGGCGAACAAGCGCCAGGAGTGGACCGACTATCGCGCTCAGGTGACACCGTACGAGCTGGCCCGTGTCGGCCTGATCTGA